One region of Marivirga arenosa genomic DNA includes:
- a CDS encoding DUF2007 domain-containing protein, giving the protein MKNWKTVYKTDKLYQAQIVNDYLQEKELNPIIVDKKDSAYQLGYYEIVVTVDHVIRAIKLIEDDIKFE; this is encoded by the coding sequence ATGAAAAACTGGAAAACTGTTTATAAAACAGATAAGTTATATCAAGCACAAATAGTGAATGATTATTTGCAGGAAAAGGAATTGAATCCGATTATTGTAGATAAAAAAGATTCAGCCTATCAGCTTGGCTACTATGAAATCGTAGTTACTGTGGATCATGTAATTCGAGCGATCAAACTAATTGAAGATGATATCAAATTTGAGTAA
- a CDS encoding phosphatidate cytidylyltransferase, translating to MISNLSKYNNLTQRIIAAILGVAIILSAIIYSEWTYFAVFFILCALTQLEFYKLVGIDGMLPLKFWGTITGLSIYTITFLVRAEHLDPRIYFVIAPIASTVYFVKLYNKNDKKPFTNIAYTFLGIIYVAAPFSLLHIAVFYNGTYSFQIIIGALFILWASDTGAYFAGVKFGKRKLFERISPKKTWEGALGGTILAFIFAIIMAANFDEIADWQWLCISGIIVIAGTYGDLVESLFKRSIDIKDSGSVIPGHGGFLDRFDGLLLSAPFISAFLMLFE from the coding sequence ATGATATCAAATTTGAGTAAATACAATAATTTAACTCAAAGGATTATTGCCGCTATTCTTGGTGTAGCAATTATTCTTTCGGCTATTATTTATAGTGAATGGACCTATTTTGCAGTGTTTTTTATACTCTGCGCCTTAACCCAACTTGAATTTTATAAACTAGTTGGAATTGATGGCATGTTGCCTTTAAAGTTTTGGGGAACAATCACAGGATTATCAATCTATACGATTACATTTTTAGTAAGGGCTGAACACCTTGATCCAAGGATTTACTTTGTAATTGCTCCAATAGCATCAACCGTTTATTTTGTAAAACTTTACAATAAAAATGATAAAAAACCTTTCACAAATATTGCCTACACTTTCTTAGGAATTATTTATGTAGCCGCTCCTTTTTCTTTACTGCATATAGCTGTTTTTTATAATGGGACCTACAGTTTTCAAATCATAATTGGTGCATTATTCATACTTTGGGCTAGCGATACAGGCGCTTATTTTGCAGGGGTTAAATTTGGGAAAAGGAAGTTGTTTGAAAGGATCTCTCCCAAAAAGACTTGGGAAGGGGCTTTAGGTGGAACAATTTTGGCATTTATTTTTGCTATAATCATGGCTGCAAATTTCGATGAAATTGCAGATTGGCAATGGCTTTGCATTTCAGGAATAATCGTAATAGCAGGAACATATGGAGATTTAGTTGAATCTCTATTCAAAAGAAGTATAGATATTAAAGATTCTGGCTCAGTAATACCGGGCCACGGAGGCTTTTTAGACAGATTTGATGGACTTTTGTTGTCTGCACCATTTATTTCAGCTTTTTTAATGCTTTTTGAATGA
- a CDS encoding Glu/Leu/Phe/Val family dehydrogenase, protein MGYIEPAPIKDLENPFESMMSRFHIAAQHLGLDDEIYNVLKSPARQVTVNLPITMDDGSIQVFEGYRVIHSTILGPSKGGVRYDMGVNIDEVKALAAWMTWKCAVVDIPYGGAKGGIKCNPRSMSAGEIERLTRAYTESMVDVFGEDRDIPAPDMGTGPREMAWMMDAYSRSKGMTVNAVVTGKPLVLGGSLGRTEATGRGVMVSALAAMEKLKINPYKATMAVQGFGNVGSFAALLLEERGATIKAISDISGAYFNDKGINIKEAIEYRNNNNGTLEGFNGAEKIAHEELLTLEVDVLIPAAKEDVITHDNAGKIKAKLIVEGANGPTSAKADSIINEHGIMVAPDILANAGGVTVSYFEWVQNRLGYKWTRERVNRRSDRIMKDAFEVVYKTSIDYDVPMRIAAYIVAIDKVAQTYKYRGGY, encoded by the coding sequence ATGGGATATATCGAACCGGCTCCAATAAAAGACTTAGAAAACCCTTTTGAGTCGATGATGTCGCGATTCCACATCGCTGCGCAACATTTAGGTTTAGATGATGAAATTTACAACGTATTGAAGTCACCTGCTCGTCAGGTTACAGTAAATCTTCCAATAACGATGGATGATGGGTCAATACAAGTTTTTGAAGGCTACAGAGTTATTCACTCCACTATCTTAGGCCCATCAAAAGGTGGTGTAAGGTATGATATGGGTGTGAATATCGATGAGGTTAAAGCACTTGCTGCATGGATGACATGGAAATGTGCGGTAGTTGACATCCCTTACGGTGGTGCCAAAGGAGGTATTAAGTGTAACCCACGTTCAATGTCTGCTGGTGAAATTGAAAGATTAACCAGAGCCTACACAGAATCAATGGTTGATGTATTTGGTGAAGACAGAGATATTCCTGCACCAGATATGGGGACTGGCCCAAGAGAAATGGCGTGGATGATGGATGCTTATTCAAGATCCAAAGGTATGACTGTAAACGCAGTTGTTACCGGTAAGCCATTGGTATTAGGCGGTTCATTAGGTAGAACAGAAGCTACAGGACGTGGTGTAATGGTTTCAGCTTTAGCTGCAATGGAAAAACTGAAAATCAATCCTTATAAAGCTACAATGGCTGTTCAAGGGTTTGGAAATGTTGGTTCTTTTGCTGCTTTATTGTTAGAAGAAAGAGGTGCAACAATCAAAGCAATATCCGATATTTCTGGTGCATATTTCAATGATAAAGGCATCAATATTAAAGAAGCTATTGAATACAGAAATAATAATAACGGTACTTTAGAAGGTTTTAATGGTGCAGAAAAAATTGCACATGAAGAATTATTAACCCTAGAGGTTGATGTATTAATTCCTGCTGCAAAAGAGGATGTGATAACACATGATAATGCAGGTAAAATAAAAGCTAAACTGATTGTTGAGGGTGCAAATGGACCAACTTCAGCAAAAGCAGACAGCATTATTAACGAACATGGAATTATGGTGGCTCCAGATATCTTAGCGAATGCTGGTGGTGTTACGGTATCATATTTCGAATGGGTGCAAAACAGATTAGGTTATAAGTGGACAAGAGAACGCGTAAACAGACGTTCTGATAGGATCATGAAAGATGCTTTTGAAGTGGTTTACAAAACTTCTATTGACTATGACGTACCTATGAGAATTGCTGCATACATTGTTGCAATCGATAAAGTAGCTCAAACTTATAAATATAGAGGTGGATATTAA
- a CDS encoding phosphatidylserine decarboxylase family protein: protein MTLHKEGRKILFFSLIIFIGIFFLFEYVLNTPQWVNDGILIILIVVYLLILQFFRNPKFIINKNDKHVLAPADGKVVVIEDTEETEYFNEKRKQISIFMSPVNVHVNRSPISGVVKFCKYHAGKYLVAWHPKSSTENERTTIVVENGSGIEVLFRQIAGAMARRIKWYVSEGDVVEQGGEFGFIKFGSRVDIYLPLDAEVKVNIGDKTKGGRTVIAELKS, encoded by the coding sequence ATGACTTTACATAAAGAAGGAAGAAAAATATTGTTCTTTTCGCTGATTATATTCATTGGTATATTTTTCTTATTTGAATATGTGTTAAATACTCCACAATGGGTAAATGATGGAATATTAATCATATTAATTGTAGTTTATTTGTTAATACTTCAGTTTTTCAGAAATCCAAAATTCATCATCAATAAGAATGACAAACATGTTTTGGCACCAGCTGATGGAAAAGTAGTTGTAATTGAAGATACAGAAGAAACAGAATATTTTAATGAGAAAAGGAAGCAGATTTCCATTTTCATGTCACCCGTAAATGTGCATGTAAACAGAAGTCCGATTTCTGGTGTAGTGAAATTCTGTAAATATCATGCGGGTAAATATTTAGTAGCTTGGCATCCTAAATCCAGTACGGAAAATGAAAGAACTACTATTGTTGTTGAAAACGGAAGTGGCATTGAAGTACTTTTTAGACAAATCGCTGGAGCTATGGCAAGAAGAATCAAATGGTACGTTAGTGAAGGTGACGTTGTAGAACAAGGTGGAGAGTTTGGTTTTATTAAATTTGGTTCCAGAGTTGATATATACCTACCATTAGATGCTGAGGTAAAAGTGAATATTGGTGATAAAACAAAAGGTGGAAGAACTGTAATAGCGGAACTCAAATCTTAA
- a CDS encoding ATP-dependent zinc protease family protein, translating into MKQKRTIGRVDKISLPELGLVNVQAKIDTGAYTSAIHCSKIHLEKEDNADFLVYTISGKRLGEGMKARKFRTSDFKLKKIRSSNGQVQERYVIKTKVKIFNKIYNTEFSLSDRSHMKNPILLGRKLLSGRFVVDVAEENLSFQYNQKS; encoded by the coding sequence TTGAAGCAAAAGAGAACTATAGGCAGAGTTGACAAAATAAGCCTACCTGAATTAGGCTTAGTAAACGTCCAGGCAAAAATTGATACTGGCGCTTATACTTCTGCTATACATTGTTCAAAAATACATCTAGAAAAAGAAGACAATGCTGATTTTTTAGTCTATACCATTAGTGGTAAAAGACTAGGTGAAGGCATGAAAGCTCGCAAATTCAGGACTTCTGATTTCAAATTGAAAAAGATCAGAAGTTCGAATGGTCAGGTACAAGAGCGTTATGTTATTAAAACAAAAGTCAAAATCTTCAATAAAATTTACAATACTGAATTTTCTCTTTCAGATCGTAGTCATATGAAAAACCCCATTTTATTGGGTAGGAAATTATTGAGTGGTAGATTTGTGGTAGATGTAGCAGAAGAAAATCTTTCTTTCCAATACAATCAAAAATCATAA
- the hemC gene encoding hydroxymethylbilane synthase, with protein MNIRIGTRGSKLALWQAEYVKNKLEKAGHSAEIKIIETKGDKILDVAISKIGSKGVFTEEIEAQLAEGNIDIAVHSAKDMQSELPTGFELIAFTEREKVNDVLVSHKDSIDFYNKENPIVIGTSSTRRIATLKHFYPHVKTVDIRGNLQTRIRKMEEGLCDAILLAYAGVHRMNYDEKIKLELSTKEFIPAVGQGSVAIEVHKTIDQEKKDILRFALNHKQTEYCLRAERAYLKYLQGGCSIPVFGLAQLEGNSIEMEAGIISLNGKERISLKLTDEASRAEELGNLIAKQVLKKGGDKILKEIREQLSE; from the coding sequence ATGAACATTAGAATTGGAACTAGAGGAAGCAAACTGGCCTTATGGCAAGCCGAATACGTTAAAAATAAACTAGAAAAAGCAGGTCATAGTGCTGAAATCAAAATCATTGAAACCAAAGGTGATAAAATTTTAGATGTTGCTATTTCTAAAATAGGAAGTAAAGGTGTGTTTACCGAAGAAATAGAAGCACAACTTGCTGAAGGAAATATAGATATCGCAGTTCATAGCGCTAAGGATATGCAATCTGAATTACCGACCGGATTTGAATTAATTGCCTTTACTGAAAGAGAAAAAGTTAATGATGTATTAGTATCTCATAAAGATTCTATTGATTTTTATAATAAAGAAAATCCAATTGTAATCGGAACTTCTTCAACCAGAAGAATTGCTACTTTAAAACACTTCTATCCGCACGTTAAAACAGTTGATATTCGTGGAAACCTTCAAACCAGAATTCGAAAAATGGAAGAAGGACTATGTGACGCTATTCTATTAGCCTATGCTGGTGTACATAGAATGAATTATGATGAGAAAATAAAGCTTGAACTCTCAACAAAGGAATTTATCCCTGCGGTTGGTCAAGGCTCAGTAGCCATAGAAGTACATAAAACTATTGACCAAGAAAAGAAAGACATCTTGAGGTTTGCATTAAACCACAAGCAAACAGAATATTGCCTAAGAGCAGAAAGAGCCTATTTAAAATACTTACAAGGCGGATGCAGCATTCCAGTTTTTGGCCTTGCTCAACTAGAGGGTAATTCCATTGAAATGGAAGCGGGGATAATCAGTCTTAATGGAAAAGAAAGAATATCACTGAAACTGACAGATGAAGCTTCTAGAGCTGAAGAGTTAGGGAACCTTATCGCAAAACAAGTCCTTAAAAAAGGGGGTGACAAAATATTAAAAGAAATAAGAGAACAACTTTCTGAATAA
- a CDS encoding peptidylprolyl isomerase — MKYKNLILTTVLFITLFASCQTSKDSVIVLHTEYGDMKAILYEETPKHKQNFIKLVESGKYDSTIFHRVIENFMVQGGDVNQKKNIEDEDKVNYTIEAEIQPDFWHVKGALAAARQGDQINPERKSSGSQFYIVHGQKFEESDLKQMSEGRAYQQKQMKLRELLGMKKYATLRNEVIEMQKAQDMEGLQNFMETIADSLVEKEFGKIELYEFNQSQIEDYANIGGAPHLDGEYTVFGRVVEGLNVIDSIASVRTAGADKPVKDIYMTAEVEKMSKKKITEQYGYEYPSEEK, encoded by the coding sequence ATGAAATACAAAAATTTAATACTGACTACAGTTTTATTTATCACTTTATTTGCCTCGTGCCAAACTTCAAAAGATTCTGTGATTGTATTACATACAGAATATGGTGATATGAAAGCCATTTTATACGAAGAAACACCAAAACATAAGCAGAATTTCATAAAACTAGTTGAATCAGGAAAATATGACAGCACTATATTTCATAGAGTGATTGAAAACTTTATGGTTCAAGGTGGTGATGTAAATCAGAAAAAAAATATTGAGGATGAGGATAAGGTAAACTACACTATCGAGGCAGAAATTCAACCTGACTTTTGGCATGTAAAAGGGGCTTTAGCTGCTGCAAGACAAGGTGACCAAATCAACCCTGAACGAAAATCTAGTGGATCTCAGTTCTACATTGTTCATGGACAAAAATTCGAAGAAAGTGACCTAAAGCAAATGTCTGAGGGTAGAGCTTATCAGCAAAAGCAAATGAAATTACGTGAGCTTTTAGGCATGAAAAAATATGCTACTTTAAGAAATGAGGTGATTGAAATGCAAAAGGCCCAGGATATGGAAGGATTGCAAAACTTCATGGAAACGATAGCAGATTCATTAGTTGAAAAAGAATTTGGCAAGATTGAATTATATGAATTTAATCAGAGTCAAATCGAAGATTATGCCAATATTGGAGGTGCGCCTCACTTAGATGGAGAATATACAGTTTTTGGAAGAGTGGTCGAAGGCTTAAATGTGATCGATTCTATTGCTTCGGTGAGGACTGCTGGTGCAGATAAACCTGTTAAAGACATTTATATGACAGCGGAAGTTGAAAAAATGTCTAAAAAGAAAATTACTGAACAATACGGTTACGAATATCCAAGCGAAGAAAAATGA
- a CDS encoding SDR family oxidoreductase produces the protein MKILLTGSNGLLGQKLVKLITEQTDHQLVATARGKNRLPASDLYQFESLDITDKNHVLNCIKTHQPNVVINTAAMTNVDQCETEKEDCWQLNVTAVEYLIEACEQNNSFLLHLSTDFIFDGEDGPYSEEAEANPVSYYGESKLAAEKLIEGSNIEWAIARTVLVYGIAHDMSRSNIILWVKKSLEEGKEIQVVDDQWRTPTLAEDLAQGCLLIAEQKATGIFNISGDDLLTPYEMAIATAEFFKLPTDSMTKTDSTKFKQTAKRPPKTGFILDKAKNILGYKPHSFKDGIEILADQIN, from the coding sequence ATGAAAATTCTGCTAACAGGCTCAAATGGATTATTAGGTCAAAAATTAGTTAAACTTATAACTGAGCAAACAGATCATCAACTGGTAGCTACTGCAAGAGGAAAAAACCGTTTACCAGCAAGTGATCTATATCAATTTGAAAGTCTTGACATAACAGATAAAAATCATGTCTTAAACTGTATAAAAACTCATCAGCCAAATGTTGTCATTAATACAGCTGCAATGACTAATGTGGATCAATGTGAAACAGAAAAGGAAGATTGTTGGCAACTAAATGTTACCGCTGTTGAGTATTTAATTGAAGCTTGTGAACAAAATAATTCATTCCTTTTACATTTATCTACTGATTTTATTTTTGATGGTGAGGATGGCCCGTATTCAGAAGAAGCTGAAGCTAATCCTGTGAGCTATTATGGTGAAAGCAAATTGGCAGCAGAAAAATTAATTGAAGGAAGCAATATTGAGTGGGCTATAGCCAGAACTGTTTTAGTGTATGGTATAGCGCATGACATGAGTAGAAGTAATATCATTTTATGGGTCAAAAAATCTCTTGAAGAGGGTAAAGAAATTCAAGTAGTAGATGACCAGTGGAGAACCCCAACACTCGCTGAAGATCTGGCGCAAGGTTGCTTATTAATTGCTGAGCAAAAAGCTACTGGTATCTTTAACATTTCAGGTGATGATTTATTAACTCCATATGAAATGGCCATTGCCACGGCTGAATTCTTTAAACTTCCTACGGACAGTATGACTAAAACAGATAGCACTAAGTTTAAGCAAACAGCTAAAAGACCTCCTAAAACTGGTTTTATTTTAGATAAGGCCAAAAACATTTTAGGTTATAAACCACATTCATTTAAAGACGGTATTGAAATTTTGGCTGACCAAATAAACTAG
- a CDS encoding VanW family protein, whose translation MNVPKPKIRSQLRRKLGKEFYIIKRKWDWMKKSQSFAKTQILELLPEVVFSHKSFLLRPLKDVDMQLQINKITNLELANERISKIVIPPGKTFSFWYLVGKPSSAKGYLPGLILNQGRIESGVGGGLCQLGNLLFWMIMHSPLEVTERYRHGFDVFPDVNRKIPFGAGATLAYNYIDFQFKNTTDITFQLELYLTKEYLNGNLRADKPLQYNYELIEADHLIKHQSWGGYTRHNRLVKKVIDKENNELVEEDVKIENNAIMMYEPFLED comes from the coding sequence ATGAATGTTCCTAAGCCCAAAATTCGCTCTCAACTTAGAAGAAAACTCGGAAAGGAGTTTTACATCATAAAGCGTAAATGGGATTGGATGAAAAAATCTCAGTCTTTTGCCAAAACCCAAATTCTGGAGCTCCTTCCAGAAGTAGTTTTTAGTCATAAATCTTTTTTGTTGCGGCCTTTGAAGGATGTGGATATGCAATTGCAAATCAATAAAATCACTAATTTGGAATTGGCAAATGAGCGAATTAGTAAAATCGTTATTCCTCCGGGTAAGACTTTTTCTTTTTGGTATTTAGTAGGCAAACCCAGCTCGGCCAAAGGCTACTTACCGGGATTAATATTGAACCAAGGAAGAATTGAATCAGGTGTTGGCGGGGGGCTATGCCAATTGGGCAATCTATTGTTTTGGATGATTATGCATTCTCCACTGGAAGTAACAGAGCGCTACCGACATGGCTTTGATGTATTTCCAGATGTAAACAGAAAAATACCCTTTGGAGCAGGAGCTACCTTGGCCTATAATTACATCGATTTTCAATTTAAAAATACAACTGATATTACTTTTCAATTAGAATTATATCTTACAAAAGAATACCTAAATGGCAATTTAAGGGCGGACAAGCCCCTTCAATACAATTACGAATTAATTGAGGCTGATCATCTTATCAAACACCAAAGCTGGGGCGGATATACACGGCATAATCGATTGGTAAAAAAAGTGATAGATAAAGAAAACAATGAGTTAGTAGAAGAAGATGTAAAAATAGAGAATAATGCCATTATGATGTATGAGCCTTTTCTTGAAGATTAA
- a CDS encoding M15 family metallopeptidase, producing the protein MSQMNKIITILFSSALFLLSCHQEKKNEKTTDNQHISVQQEESAATYKVQTLIAMEELADSAFVNLREVSDSFQYDMRYATANNFLGKKVYDCDNCWLRARTVRALIKANRDFIKNGYQIQFYDCFRPRAVQYKMWEVMPDGRYVANPKSGSIHNRGDAVDITLVNISTKEELKMGTDFDYFGKEAHYEYDQLADQVQENRRLLRTIMEKHGFKGIRTEWWHFSYIGEVYPISNQALCNE; encoded by the coding sequence ATGAGTCAAATGAATAAAATCATTACCATACTATTTAGTTCTGCTTTATTCTTGCTGAGCTGTCATCAAGAAAAGAAAAATGAAAAAACTACTGATAATCAGCATATTTCGGTTCAACAAGAAGAAAGTGCTGCAACTTATAAAGTTCAAACCCTTATAGCTATGGAAGAATTGGCTGACTCGGCATTTGTTAATTTGCGCGAGGTGAGTGATTCATTTCAATATGATATGCGCTATGCAACAGCCAATAATTTCTTAGGGAAAAAAGTATATGACTGTGATAATTGTTGGCTTAGAGCACGAACAGTAAGGGCTTTAATTAAGGCCAATCGTGATTTTATTAAAAATGGTTATCAGATTCAATTTTACGATTGCTTTAGACCAAGAGCAGTACAATACAAAATGTGGGAAGTAATGCCAGATGGTAGATATGTAGCCAATCCGAAGAGCGGATCTATCCACAATAGAGGGGATGCAGTTGACATTACATTAGTTAATATCTCAACCAAGGAGGAATTGAAGATGGGCACTGACTTTGATTATTTTGGAAAAGAAGCACATTATGAATACGATCAGCTAGCAGACCAGGTTCAGGAAAACAGGAGGTTGCTCCGAACGATTATGGAAAAGCATGGCTTCAAAGGAATTAGAACAGAATGGTGGCATTTTAGCTATATAGGAGAAGTTTATCCTATTTCAAATCAAGCGCTTTGCAATGAATAA
- a CDS encoding NADase-type glycan-binding domain-containing protein, which produces MKLNPFYLAFIMVVFSTYFYSCNSSSNSNEQNEGTTETEEVMEAAEQIEEEAAAISETDKSSPFNAPQNTKTTDAKLKGVYVTSTKMPHTKYSYANLFDGDKTTFWESMKGAGPNEGIMLYFKEPTAINFIKINQKSGVNYAQIETVEIYTNGSKEGIHNLKNEFIELEAENILSLYIKFERLSDISRTEKFDGEYMRTTFFDKNKSVAISEIEMMHAGNRLNLKAPQLLSGSFTASSTLLPKEAYGVQNLMDSHKEFAWVEEAPGLGIGETINVKLDSETEITGVLINNGFQRSESHFYANARVKELKIEDENGNENILKVKDKMDEQYIDLQQPLNGKNITLTINSGYKGTAYEDLVISELKFLQGDKLMVISNKAQETLKKELIEKSKNTVLQNYLDNAVDYWYGEMDGYSSTFILRSDYTFVSYYKEREGDEVLKETISDGNWEIKELGPNKAVIRVFGKLMNISRTIDYYAGSSEDSYIQIFQDFVTFTKDKIEGEKFIQNHEIVHESNE; this is translated from the coding sequence ATGAAGCTCAATCCTTTTTATTTAGCATTTATAATGGTTGTTTTTAGCACCTATTTTTATTCTTGTAACTCTTCAAGCAATTCCAACGAACAAAATGAAGGTACGACTGAAACGGAAGAAGTGATGGAAGCTGCTGAACAGATAGAAGAAGAAGCCGCGGCAATAAGCGAAACCGATAAATCTTCACCATTCAATGCTCCACAGAATACTAAGACCACTGATGCAAAATTGAAAGGCGTTTATGTAACCTCTACAAAAATGCCTCACACTAAATATTCCTATGCGAACCTATTTGATGGAGATAAAACCACCTTTTGGGAAAGCATGAAGGGTGCTGGACCTAATGAAGGCATCATGCTTTATTTTAAAGAACCGACAGCAATTAATTTCATCAAAATCAATCAAAAGAGTGGAGTAAATTACGCGCAGATAGAGACAGTAGAAATCTACACTAACGGAAGTAAAGAAGGGATTCATAATTTAAAAAACGAATTCATCGAATTAGAAGCTGAAAATATTCTTTCCCTGTATATTAAATTTGAGCGTCTATCAGATATTAGCAGAACCGAGAAATTCGATGGAGAATACATGAGAACTACATTTTTCGATAAAAATAAATCAGTTGCAATATCAGAAATTGAAATGATGCATGCTGGCAACAGATTAAATTTAAAAGCTCCGCAGCTACTCTCAGGAAGTTTTACTGCCAGCTCTACACTTTTACCAAAAGAAGCCTATGGAGTACAAAACCTAATGGATTCTCACAAAGAATTTGCTTGGGTAGAAGAGGCTCCTGGCTTAGGAATTGGTGAAACGATAAATGTAAAACTTGACTCAGAAACTGAAATAACAGGGGTTTTAATCAATAATGGATTTCAGCGTTCTGAAAGCCATTTTTATGCAAATGCAAGAGTGAAGGAATTAAAAATTGAAGACGAGAATGGTAATGAAAATATCCTTAAAGTGAAAGATAAAATGGATGAGCAGTACATTGATTTACAACAACCTCTAAATGGTAAAAACATCACATTGACCATTAATAGTGGTTACAAAGGTACTGCTTATGAAGATTTGGTAATCAGCGAGCTGAAGTTTTTACAAGGGGACAAATTAATGGTGATTTCGAATAAAGCGCAAGAGACTTTGAAAAAGGAATTGATTGAAAAGTCTAAAAATACTGTACTCCAAAATTACTTGGACAATGCGGTTGATTATTGGTATGGGGAAATGGATGGCTACAGTAGCACTTTCATTCTCAGATCCGACTATACATTTGTTTCCTACTATAAGGAAAGGGAAGGAGATGAAGTATTAAAAGAAACTATCTCAGATGGCAATTGGGAAATAAAGGAATTAGGGCCTAACAAAGCAGTAATAAGGGTGTTTGGAAAGTTAATGAACATTTCCAGAACCATCGATTATTATGCAGGATCATCAGAGGATTCCTACATACAAATATTTCAGGATTTTGTGACTTTTACGAAAGATAAGATTGAGGGAGAAAAGTTCATTCAAAACCATGAAATTGTACATGAGTCAAATGAATAA
- a CDS encoding NAD(P)-dependent oxidoreductase has protein sequence MLKLGIIREDKIPVDKRSPLTPAQCQEVANKFNVDVKVQKSEVRIFQAEEYLQHGIAVVEDISDCDILLGVKEVPTEKLIEGKTYFFFSHTIKEQEYNRELLQTILEKKIKLVDYECLLDPKTNQRIVAFGRFAGIVGAYNTIWTFGKRYNLFNLRRANECFDLDDMKSEYEKVKLPSIKIAITGGGRVAKGAMEVMYGMDILQVTPYEFLNERFDRPVFAQLNSHTYHVKRDGSPYNRNEFHENPGLYEGDFMKYAKVADVLIAGAFWDPRAPMLFTKEDAMRPEFKIRIIGDITCDIEGSIPSTKKPATIDDPVYDYNPNTDTIEPEFSVESNITVMAVDNLPCELPRDASESFGNELIENVLPHLLEGDTQQVIKNATIAENGQLNDNYKYLQGFVDGE, from the coding sequence ATGCTGAAATTAGGAATCATTCGAGAGGATAAAATACCGGTTGATAAACGCTCACCACTAACGCCTGCTCAATGTCAAGAAGTTGCCAATAAGTTTAATGTTGACGTAAAAGTTCAGAAAAGTGAGGTTAGGATTTTTCAAGCTGAGGAATATCTACAACATGGTATTGCAGTAGTAGAAGATATAAGCGATTGTGATATCCTTTTAGGAGTAAAAGAAGTTCCTACCGAAAAACTTATTGAAGGAAAAACGTATTTCTTTTTTTCACATACTATAAAAGAGCAAGAGTATAATAGAGAACTTTTACAAACCATTCTTGAAAAGAAAATAAAGCTAGTTGACTATGAATGTTTATTAGACCCAAAAACTAATCAAAGAATAGTTGCTTTTGGAAGATTTGCAGGAATAGTAGGAGCATATAATACCATATGGACTTTTGGAAAACGATATAACCTATTCAATTTAAGGAGAGCAAATGAATGTTTCGATCTTGATGATATGAAATCGGAATATGAAAAAGTTAAATTACCTTCTATTAAGATTGCGATAACAGGTGGGGGTAGAGTGGCAAAGGGAGCAATGGAGGTAATGTATGGAATGGATATACTTCAAGTTACTCCTTACGAGTTTTTAAATGAACGATTTGACAGGCCTGTTTTTGCTCAGTTAAATAGTCATACTTACCATGTTAAGAGAGATGGAAGCCCTTATAATAGAAACGAATTCCATGAAAATCCAGGCTTATATGAGGGCGATTTTATGAAATATGCTAAAGTGGCGGATGTTTTAATTGCTGGTGCTTTTTGGGATCCTCGAGCTCCTATGCTTTTTACAAAGGAGGATGCCATGCGTCCGGAGTTTAAAATTAGAATAATTGGAGATATCACTTGTGACATAGAAGGCTCTATTCCAAGTACAAAAAAGCCGGCTACTATAGATGACCCAGTATATGATTATAATCCTAATACTGATACAATAGAGCCTGAATTTAGTGTAGAGAGCAACATTACCGTTATGGCGGTTGATAATTTACCATGTGAACTCCCTAGAGATGCGTCTGAAAGTTTTGGAAATGAGCTAATTGAAAACGTTCTTCCGCACTTACTTGAGGGAGATACCCAACAAGTTATCAAAAATGCTACAATTGCAGAGAATGGACAATTGAATGATAATTATAAATATTTACAAGGATTTGTTGATGGGGAGTAA